Proteins encoded together in one Undibacterium sp. CCC3.4 window:
- a CDS encoding DUF4124 domain-containing protein translates to MSRKRLLNQKITADKGSLLLGAVLSLTLMSAQAQVFRCQNAAGEVVFSDQTCPGDSQGRRFKVQANGGRAGREIAAPLQVEPLPPAAAASESPQNEPHPLQVDAMACEHAQRNYDVSAASSNPNLFKLKALASAMYAACGLREPDISTTTIHIDNNAIQGQAVPASK, encoded by the coding sequence ATGTCGCGTAAACGTTTGTTGAATCAAAAGATCACCGCTGACAAGGGATCGCTGTTGCTGGGAGCTGTCCTTAGCCTCACACTGATGTCGGCGCAGGCACAAGTGTTTCGCTGCCAAAATGCGGCTGGTGAAGTGGTATTTTCCGATCAGACTTGCCCCGGCGATAGCCAAGGCCGTCGTTTTAAAGTGCAAGCCAACGGTGGCCGAGCCGGGCGTGAGATCGCAGCGCCGCTGCAAGTCGAGCCATTGCCGCCTGCCGCAGCGGCAAGTGAGTCGCCGCAAAACGAACCGCATCCGCTGCAAGTCGATGCCATGGCTTGTGAGCATGCCCAGCGTAATTATGACGTGTCGGCCGCCTCGAGTAACCCGAATCTGTTTAAACTCAAAGCCTTGGCCAGTGCCATGTATGCGGCCTGTGGCTTGCGCGAACCTGACATCAGCACGACCACGATTCATATCGATAATAATGCTATCCAAGGCCAAGCTGTGCCGGCATCGAAATAA
- a CDS encoding ATP-binding protein has translation MSVAIFHRKTLAENIARCTLSPKGLSGVFISAPRRTGKSTLINEDIVPYLRDAGAEVIYVDLWSDRSRDPGDLISEAIREHLLQREGAILKWARKGGLDKVKLAGLEMDIGKVGIGSGKTIAKALAELSDATEHMIVLVIDEAQHAMTTEAGADTLFALKAARDQLNGSAHFGFRLIATGSNRDKLSLLVQGKEQAFLNAVLMDLQPLGDDYLAWELGLYGESVKPSVDVVKRAFVAAGHKPETLRKALDDLAFRFDATAENVDAVFQEVVDQIMAETKQGFIRQINSLPPLQAAVLTVMAMTGADFAPFRPRTVEMYVQACKKFTDDQTKIEGTSIQYALEALRAKSLVWNSSRGVYAIEDTQHVIWLVEQAAAWAAAEK, from the coding sequence ATGAGCGTTGCCATCTTCCATCGCAAGACCCTCGCCGAGAACATTGCCAGATGCACGCTGTCGCCCAAGGGTTTATCGGGCGTGTTCATTTCCGCACCGCGTCGCACCGGAAAAAGTACCCTGATCAACGAGGACATTGTGCCCTACCTGCGGGATGCTGGTGCCGAGGTCATCTATGTCGACCTGTGGAGTGATCGCAGTCGCGATCCTGGTGATTTGATTTCGGAAGCGATTCGCGAGCACTTGTTGCAGCGAGAAGGCGCTATTTTGAAGTGGGCGCGCAAGGGCGGGCTGGATAAGGTCAAGCTTGCGGGTCTTGAGATGGACATCGGCAAAGTCGGGATCGGTTCGGGAAAGACGATCGCGAAGGCTTTGGCCGAGCTCTCGGATGCCACCGAACACATGATCGTGCTGGTGATTGATGAGGCCCAGCACGCTATGACTACCGAGGCTGGCGCGGACACGCTGTTCGCTTTGAAGGCTGCGCGCGATCAGTTGAATGGATCGGCACATTTTGGATTTCGCTTGATTGCAACCGGATCGAACAGGGATAAGTTGAGTTTGCTGGTTCAGGGTAAGGAGCAGGCATTTTTGAATGCGGTATTGATGGATCTGCAACCGCTTGGGGATGATTATCTGGCTTGGGAGCTTGGCCTGTATGGCGAGAGCGTCAAGCCGTCGGTGGATGTCGTGAAGCGTGCTTTCGTCGCTGCTGGACACAAACCGGAAACTTTGAGAAAAGCCTTGGATGATCTGGCGTTTAGATTCGATGCCACGGCGGAGAATGTCGATGCCGTGTTTCAAGAGGTGGTCGATCAGATCATGGCAGAGACGAAGCAGGGATTTATACGACAAATTAACTCCCTGCCGCCACTTCAAGCCGCTGTTCTGACGGTGATGGCCATGACCGGAGCGGACTTTGCGCCGTTTCGGCCGCGCACGGTTGAAATGTATGTCCAGGCTTGCAAAAAATTCACTGACGACCAGACTAAGATCGAGGGTACTTCGATTCAGTATGCATTGGAGGCCTTGCGTGCCAAATCGCTGGTTTGGAATAGCTCTCGAGGTGTCTATGCGATCGAGGATACGCAACATGTGATTTGGCTTGTTGAGCAAGCTGCGGCATGGGCAGCCGCAGAAAAGTAA
- a CDS encoding tetratricopeptide repeat protein has translation MPTCPSILRQLSIALALCLAASACTPQLQSAPSTAEIESLGMLALHAQQAQARATLRHWADQGLPVAQRELGLALFEKDPRSACNWLTQAAGNGDQAAQFALAEVFYKARLGVTKNLTLAQRWYAAAAAQGNDKANFMLARMAKYGEGGPLDLPLSVHYLQLASDQGNAQAMFLLANAYAAGAGVATDPLRAHAWLERSAAGDYAVAIHALALELEGTDQQQAKHLIKEARDERLMHWNQYQ, from the coding sequence ATGCCGACCTGCCCCTCCATCCTCCGTCAACTGAGCATCGCACTGGCACTCTGCCTCGCTGCGTCGGCCTGCACGCCGCAGTTACAGTCAGCACCAAGTACAGCGGAAATCGAATCACTAGGCATGCTGGCTTTGCATGCACAACAAGCCCAAGCGCGCGCAACACTGCGCCATTGGGCCGACCAAGGTTTGCCGGTGGCCCAGCGCGAACTGGGCTTGGCTTTGTTTGAAAAAGATCCTCGCAGCGCGTGCAATTGGCTCACACAAGCGGCCGGCAATGGCGACCAAGCAGCGCAGTTTGCCTTGGCCGAAGTGTTTTACAAGGCCAGACTGGGCGTGACAAAAAATCTCACGCTGGCGCAGCGCTGGTATGCCGCTGCCGCGGCACAAGGCAATGATAAAGCCAACTTCATGTTAGCCCGCATGGCGAAATATGGCGAAGGCGGCCCACTCGATTTGCCACTGTCGGTGCACTATTTACAACTGGCCAGTGATCAAGGTAATGCCCAAGCCATGTTTTTGCTGGCGAATGCCTATGCCGCCGGTGCCGGCGTAGCCACTGACCCGCTGCGTGCACATGCCTGGCTCGAGCGTTCAGCGGCCGGCGATTATGCGGTAGCAATACACGCCTTGGCGCTGGAATTGGAGGGCACCGACCAACAACAAGCCAAGCACCTGATCAAAGAGGCGCGCGATGAGCGACTGATGCATTGGAATCAGTATCAGTGA
- a CDS encoding bifunctional 2',3'-cyclic-nucleotide 2'-phosphodiesterase/3'-nucleotidase produces the protein MKKTLLLPPLSLIALATLAACSSNPTTAPVSAIPEGTIVKLALLETTDLHQNVLSYDYYGLKADTSLGLERTSTLIAAARAENPNTVLLDDGDVIQGTLLGDYQTGAVPVTCSGTLAIHKVMNALKYDGGGIGNHEFNYGLNFLGQVTNTDFGLSGVTAPSKCGAPSFPLVLANVVNATNQAPIFKPYALIPKQFTATAPDGSSVPVTLSIGIMGFVPPQIMDWDQKNLAGKVMVNGVVETATKYLPEMRSKGADLAVALSHGGLDASTYSPKMENGSLYLAATGFDALMLGHAHLIFPKGKEIGAAAVDASIAALPAAQVDSINGFVNGVPAVMAQSWGRRLGIIQMVLKFQSGKWVVQKDQTKVEARGFKYTDGVTTVAADPAIAPLVDTEHKATLAYAAQALGTTTNFEMSAYFALVGDVSAIEIVNQAQIDYVSNFIAKSTDPVIKSYQSIPVISCSAPFKAGRNGPTDFTDVAPGATAATPVGLQVRNPGDLYLYGNNNLQAVKIKGSDLKNWLRAAAAQFAQINPASTAEQDLVPSYSTIFNYDVFYASGNALKYQIDVTQAPANRIVNLTYLGVAVGDNDDFIVATNDYRASGGGNVPGIDGSKTIIKSPDANQAVVSAYVSKLGTVTAAVNGNAQSWSFVKVATQGPVILRSAPGKLAQAQQAGLARVTAEGSKDASGFSKYAIDLSK, from the coding sequence ATGAAAAAAACCTTGCTGCTTCCGCCACTGAGTCTGATTGCTCTGGCCACCCTCGCCGCCTGTTCGAGCAATCCGACCACCGCCCCTGTGAGCGCTATCCCCGAGGGCACCATCGTCAAGCTGGCATTATTGGAAACCACCGACTTGCATCAGAATGTGCTCAGTTATGATTACTACGGCCTCAAGGCTGATACCAGCCTCGGACTCGAACGCACCTCCACCCTGATTGCAGCAGCCCGCGCCGAAAACCCCAACACGGTTTTGCTCGATGATGGCGATGTTATTCAAGGTACTTTGCTCGGTGATTATCAAACCGGTGCGGTGCCAGTCACATGCAGCGGCACGTTGGCGATTCATAAAGTCATGAATGCCTTGAAATACGATGGCGGCGGCATCGGCAATCATGAATTCAATTATGGTTTGAATTTTCTCGGGCAAGTCACCAATACCGACTTTGGCCTCAGCGGCGTGACGGCACCGAGCAAATGCGGCGCGCCGAGCTTTCCACTGGTCTTGGCCAATGTGGTCAACGCCACCAATCAGGCACCGATCTTCAAGCCCTACGCACTGATTCCGAAACAATTCACCGCCACCGCCCCAGATGGCAGCAGTGTGCCGGTCACGCTCAGCATCGGCATCATGGGCTTCGTACCGCCGCAAATCATGGATTGGGATCAGAAAAATCTGGCCGGCAAAGTAATGGTCAACGGGGTCGTCGAAACCGCCACCAAATACCTGCCTGAGATGCGCAGCAAAGGCGCCGATCTGGCCGTGGCCTTATCACATGGCGGCCTCGACGCCAGCACCTACAGCCCGAAAATGGAAAACGGCAGTCTTTACTTGGCCGCCACCGGTTTCGACGCCTTGATGCTCGGTCATGCGCATCTGATCTTCCCGAAAGGAAAAGAAATCGGTGCCGCCGCAGTCGATGCCTCGATCGCCGCCCTGCCAGCTGCCCAAGTCGACAGCATCAATGGTTTTGTCAACGGCGTGCCGGCTGTGATGGCACAAAGTTGGGGCCGCCGCCTCGGCATCATCCAGATGGTGTTGAAATTCCAAAGCGGTAAATGGGTAGTACAAAAAGACCAGACCAAGGTCGAAGCACGCGGCTTCAAATACACCGACGGCGTTACCACGGTCGCCGCCGATCCGGCTATTGCGCCGCTCGTCGATACCGAACATAAGGCCACGCTGGCGTATGCGGCACAAGCATTGGGCACGACCACTAATTTCGAGATGTCGGCGTATTTTGCCTTGGTCGGCGATGTCAGTGCGATCGAAATCGTCAATCAGGCGCAAATCGATTACGTCAGCAACTTCATCGCCAAATCGACCGACCCTGTCATTAAGAGCTATCAATCGATACCGGTGATTTCGTGCAGCGCGCCATTCAAAGCCGGTCGCAATGGCCCGACTGATTTCACCGATGTCGCACCTGGCGCAACGGCGGCGACACCGGTCGGTTTGCAAGTACGAAATCCCGGCGATTTGTATTTGTATGGAAATAATAATTTGCAAGCGGTGAAGATCAAGGGCAGTGACTTGAAAAACTGGTTGCGTGCCGCGGCTGCACAGTTCGCCCAAATCAATCCGGCCAGTACGGCTGAGCAAGATTTGGTGCCGTCTTACAGCACGATCTTCAACTACGATGTTTTTTACGCCAGCGGTAATGCGCTGAAATATCAGATCGATGTCACGCAAGCGCCGGCTAATCGCATCGTCAACCTGACATATCTTGGCGTCGCCGTCGGTGACAATGATGATTTCATCGTTGCGACCAACGATTACCGCGCCAGTGGCGGTGGCAATGTCCCAGGCATCGATGGTAGTAAAACCATCATCAAGTCACCGGATGCCAACCAAGCCGTGGTCAGCGCTTATGTGAGCAAGCTCGGTACGGTGACGGCCGCCGTCAATGGCAACGCGCAAAGCTGGAGCTTCGTCAAAGTCGCCACCCAAGGGCCGGTGATACTGCGTTCGGCACCAGGCAAGTTGGCACAGGCTCAGCAAGCCGGACTCGCACGTGTGACGGCTGAGGGCAGTAAAGATGCTTCCGGTTTTTCCAAGTACGCGATTGATTTAAGCAAGTAA